GGCAAGATCAACATCAAGCGGCGTGAATTTGCCGAGGATGACGGCCCCCTTGATCCCAACTGCCGTTGCTACGCCTGCCGCAATTTTTCGCGGGCCTATCTGCGACATCTGTATGCCAGTCAGGAATTGCTGTCATTCCGGCTCAATTCCCTGCACAACCTCACCTATTTTCTCGATCTGGCGCGCAACGCGCGTCAGGCCATCGTGGAAGGGCGCTATATGGATTTTCTGGCGAAAATCACCGCCCTGTATCCCGATGAAGCCGCCCGCGCCGCCGCAGGTTCGTAGGCCGGGCGACTGCCAGTCATACAAAGGGGAGGGGCGTTACGGTTCCTTCCCTTTTTTTGTGGCAAGAAGGCGTGAGAGCCAGTCAGCCCCCCTTGGCCATGTTCATGATCTGTTGCAGCAGTTCTGTAAGGTAAGGGATATTCATGCTGATGATGCGGGCCACTATTTTGTAGAGAACGGCCAGCACCAACGATGCGCCAATGCTGAACCCCAGCCCTCTGGCAATACCTGACAGAAAGTTGAGCCAGAGTATTTTGCCGGTTTTTTGCGACAGCCGGACGTATTCCGTCAGGCCTGCGTTGTCGAGGCGTTGCAGCAGGAGTTCGGCATCGGTCTGTCTGGCTTCAGGTCTGTTGTCCATTGATCCCCCTTGCGCGGAGTGCCGCTTGAGGCAGAGTTTATACGGTAAGCCTCCAAATAACAAAAACCCGTGATCCAGCGATCACGGGTTTAAACTATGCGTTGAGCGGCAGCCTCTATGCCTGAATGTGCTCCAGCCCGCATTCGCGCTGTTCGCGGCGGCGTACCAGCCAGAAAACAAGCAGCGATCCTGCCAGCTTGCTCAGGCTCATGGTAATGACAGACCAGGGCGTGGCAATGCCGATCATGCCCAGAAACACGATGCTGTCCAGCGGCGCGCCCACAAGGCTTGAAATGAGAATGCGCTGCGAAAAGGGGCGGCGGGTAAAGGTGTATACCACCCAGTCGCCCAGTTCGCCCACGGCAAAGGCCGCGGCGCTGGCCAGAGCAAGCTGCGGGCTGGCCATGAACCAGCTGACCACGCAACCCACCAGCATGCCCCAGAGCACATGATGCCCAACGCGGCGCTGCGCGTAATCGCGCACCACAAAAATAAAGCCGACGATGAGCGAAAGGGGAGCCCACATATCGCCATTGGGCAACTGGATGAGCGGTGTGACTGAAAAGGCGAAGTTAACGCCCACAATAAGTGCAATATAGGTAAATAGGCTGAACATGGGCGGGAGAGTAGGCATTGGCGCGCCTGTAGTCAAGCGGCGGGCTGTGGAATGCCCCGCTGGCTGCCAAGCGACAGAAATTTAATAATGATGGGCTGTTCGGCGTCAGGGACAATGCACAGGTGCTGTCATTTGATCGATTTTTTTCGTCCGGTTTTTGCACCAACTCCTGTGCCCGTCTCTGTCCGGTTTGGGGCCAGTACCGGGGGTGGGGCAATGCCCTGCGTCTTGACCCCGAAGCGCGGATGTGGGACAGAAAGCCAGTTATAGTATGTTTCTAGAGTAAAGTTTACTCTGAGTGTGCCGGGCAGGTGCGCAAATCCATGCCCGCCCGAACGCGGAAGCGCAATTTCTTTGAGATGTTAGCCCGTATAGGGCGGCCTTTGTCGTGCCAGTGCGCCCGCGCCCTGCAAAATTGCCAGAAAATTTCCGTCGAAGTTTACGGCGGTAGAGGCTGGATGTTTCCAGCCGGGAGAAAGAATGTCGGATCAGAACTATCGTTGCGGCTGGGTCGCGCTTATGGGGCCGCCCAACGCGGGCAAATCCACCCTGCTGAACGCCTTGCTCGGCCAGAAGGTGACCATCGTCACCCCCAAGCCGCAGACCACGCGCAATCAGATTGTGGGCATCCTTACGGACGAGAAAGCCCAGGTTATTTTTATGGATACGCCGGGCCTTGCCCAGGTGCGCGGTCGGCTGAGCAAGACCATGCTCCAGGCCGTGTGGCAGAGCCTTGCCCAGGCCGAAGTCATCATGCCCGTGCTTGACGCCCACCTGTACATCCGCCATCCGGAATTTCTGGAACGCGACCTTGAGCCGCTGTCCAGGGCGCTTTCCAACGATGACCGGCCCATGGTTGTGGTGGTCAACAAGGTGGATCTGTTCTCGGACAAAAGCCGTATGTTGCCGCTTTTGACCCGTCTGAGCGAAATGTGGCCCAAGGCGGAAATTTTCCCCACCTCGGCCCTGAACCGGGACGGCCTGCCGGATCTGGCAAAACTTATCCGTTCCAAGCTGCCCGTTGCTCCGGCCCAGTTCCCCGAAGACCAGATTTCCACGGCCCCCATGCGCTTTATGACTGCGGAAATCGTGCGCGAAAAGCTGTTCCTGCATCTGCGTCAGGAAGTGCCCTATTCCGTGGCCGTGGATGTGGAAAGCTGGGAGGAAGACGAAGAACGCGGCCAGACTGTGATCCACGCGGTCATCTACGTGGGGCGGCCCATGCACAAGGCCATGGTTATTGGCCGTGCGGGCGCTTCCATCAAGCAGATAGGCATTGAGGCCCGCAAGGAAATTCAGGATCTGGTGGGTGGCAAGGTGCATCTGGAGCTTTGGGTCAAGGTGCGCGAACACTGGACTGAAGACGCCGCCTTCCTGCGCGAGATGGGCCTGATGGCGGAGTAGTCATGGGCGATACCTTGTTGCTCGAACGCTATGCGCGGGTGCTCGACCGCATTGACGCGGCCTGCGCATCGGC
This DNA window, taken from Desulfovibrio desulfuricans DSM 642, encodes the following:
- the era gene encoding GTPase Era — translated: MSDQNYRCGWVALMGPPNAGKSTLLNALLGQKVTIVTPKPQTTRNQIVGILTDEKAQVIFMDTPGLAQVRGRLSKTMLQAVWQSLAQAEVIMPVLDAHLYIRHPEFLERDLEPLSRALSNDDRPMVVVVNKVDLFSDKSRMLPLLTRLSEMWPKAEIFPTSALNRDGLPDLAKLIRSKLPVAPAQFPEDQISTAPMRFMTAEIVREKLFLHLRQEVPYSVAVDVESWEEDEERGQTVIHAVIYVGRPMHKAMVIGRAGASIKQIGIEARKEIQDLVGGKVHLELWVKVREHWTEDAAFLREMGLMAE
- a CDS encoding VUT family protein, translating into MPTLPPMFSLFTYIALIVGVNFAFSVTPLIQLPNGDMWAPLSLIVGFIFVVRDYAQRRVGHHVLWGMLVGCVVSWFMASPQLALASAAAFAVGELGDWVVYTFTRRPFSQRILISSLVGAPLDSIVFLGMIGIATPWSVITMSLSKLAGSLLVFWLVRRREQRECGLEHIQA
- a CDS encoding DUF5665 domain-containing protein — translated: MDNRPEARQTDAELLLQRLDNAGLTEYVRLSQKTGKILWLNFLSGIARGLGFSIGASLVLAVLYKIVARIISMNIPYLTELLQQIMNMAKGG